The Chthoniobacterales bacterium DNA window TTTCTGCAGCCATCGGATTTTTTCGGAGACCGACACGACGTAGGGAGAGGGGAGTTTGCGTCCAATGAAGAGTGCGGTTCCGACCAGGCCGGCGAGGAAAAGCAGCACGCAAAGAATGGAATTTAGGGAGCGCATCAGAATTGAAAATAGATGAACGGCGCATACTTCACCGGAATGAAAAGGATCACCACCGCTGCCGTTGCGCCGAGGCCGAGGGCAAAGGCGGCGTCGGGTCCCTTGCGCCACCAAGTCGAGAAAACGCGGCGGAAATTCAGCCAGTGAATAAAAGCGAGCCCGGCGAAAACGTAGAGCAAGCGGACGTCGAGCGACTTCGCCTTTTTGGGTGAGTGGAGTTCCATTCCCATGAAGCCGCGCAAGGTGTGGAAAGCGCGCTCAAAGTCGGCTCCAGTCATGGGCTTGGTGAGATCGGCGGCGCGGAAGAAAATCCAGCAGACGCAGACGAAATAGAACGTCAGCAATGTCGCAAAAATCCGCCAGGGCAGCGTCTGCCGGATCGACTTCCATTGCAATGTCAGCCGGTCCCATTCGCGGTGCAGAACGAGCGCGAGACCGTGCAGCGTTCCCCAGATCACGAACGTCCAGCGCGCGCCGTGCCAGAGGCCGCCGAGGATCATCGTGAGCATCAGATTTCGGTAAATGAACGCCTTCGTGCCGCGATTTCCGCCGAGCGAAATGTAGAGGTAATCGCGCAGCCAGGTGGAAAGACTGATGTGCCAGCGCCGCCAGAATTCCGTGGAACTCGCCGCAAAATACGGGAAATCGAAATTCTTCGTCAGCTCATAGCCGAGCAGCCGCGCGATCGCGATCGCCATGTCGGTGTAGCCCGAGAAATCGCAGTAAATCTGCACCGCATAGAGCAGCACCGCGATGATCGCGCTCAA harbors:
- a CDS encoding MBOAT family O-acyltransferase codes for the protein MLFVELRFFIFFLLIFGVYWSLRGNTARKVWLLVCSYVFYSAFFIGVGVFSGEPLPAGWWFPFMLLASTAMDYVVGIKVQDNDETRVRKAWMLVSLVINIGVLVYFKYMGFFLESAVDFTRWIGLPASASTLKIILPVGISFYTFQSMSYTIEVYRRHRDAERNLLNLATFISFFPQLVAGPIVRANDFLPQLQTKRRWADVDVRGALVLFLVGFVKKACVSDSVAPFVDQYFGNPHAYTGLSAIIAVLLYAVQIYCDFSGYTDMAIAIARLLGYELTKNFDFPYFAASSTEFWRRWHISLSTWLRDYLYISLGGNRGTKAFIYRNLMLTMILGGLWHGARWTFVIWGTLHGLALVLHREWDRLTLQWKSIRQTLPWRIFATLLTFYFVCVCWIFFRAADLTKPMTGADFERAFHTLRGFMGMELHSPKKAKSLDVRLLYVFAGLAFIHWLNFRRVFSTWWRKGPDAAFALGLGATAAVVILFIPVKYAPFIYFQF